TTATTATGCCTCTTAATCATCTTAGAGAAAGTTTGAAAAGTCTCTGAGCAGTCCATAAGCAGATAGAGTTCTTTACATTCATGTATTTCCAACTATTTTAAATTTAAAATTTTAACGTTGCTGGCAAATATTTAGCCACTAAATCCTCATAGTATGGTCTGAGTTTTTGCCAATCAGGAGGAATAGGATTTTTGGAATACAAATCGTAGGGATTAAATAAATTCACCCATTTAAACATTTCGCGATCGCATTTATCCATTAAATGCTCGTATGCATTTTCGCGGTGTTGAGGATAAAATGAGTGATAGCGGAGAATATATAATGCTGGTTCCGGCAAATAGTTTTTCATGATGTAATATATGTATTCATCATGTCCCCACGACATCTGCACATTACTCAACCCGCAATTTGGCTCGTAAACACCATATTTGCCGTTATATTTCGGGTTATTGTAATCAGGATTTTTCCTAAAAAATTCAGAGAAAACAATTTTATCTGAAAATGCACAACCCACAGGATATGTATCGCCTACGGTAGACCATTGAGGTTCACCAAATAAACAAAGCACCTTCCCCATATCGTGAAACAAGCCAGTAAGTACCATCCAATCAGGATGACCATCGGCGCGAATGGCTTCTGAGGTCTGCAATAGATGCTGAAACTGATCTAAGCTTGTATCTGGATCTGAATCATCGACCAACTGATTCAAAAACTCAAACGCGTCCCAAACAGACATTTCTCTTTTATCTAACTTCAGAAAGTCTTCTTTTTTATCTACTACAAATTGATATGTTTGATTACTATGATTTAAACGATAGAACTCTTTCACCGTGTCTCTAGTAGGTGTTTCATAATTCCTATACTCTTCGGTTGTTTTGCCTTCTTTAACTATGCTGTCTGGATTAGGATAGCGATGAAGCAAATCTTCTTCCCATTCTTCTAGCGAATTCAAAGGATTCTCCGGGTCTTGAACAGTAGAACTATTGAGAGTTTGAGACATATCTTTCTAGTTCTCGATATGAATTTGTTGAATGGTAGTTTTTATTTTATGCACAGGTGTGCGGAAACTATTTCAGGCTCATTTTTAATTTTTGCACACGTGTGCAAAAACGTGTGTTAAGTTTCTTTTCTATTTAGACACTTCGCATACCTCAACTTCTTAAAAAAGCCAGGAATCTGGACAGCACCAATTTCCACATAAATTCGAGCCGTAGATTTCAAACACTTTTATTAAAATCTATTAACAAATAGCTAATAACTCCTAATAATATAGATATAATGCACACGTGTGCAATTAAAAGTCTAGATCGCAAATGAGTAGACGAAGAACTTCAATCGAAGATATTGCTCGAAGGGCAGGCGTTTCTCATTCTACAGTTTCACGTGCTTTGCGAGATAATCCTCTCATCAGCCTCCAGGTACGAGAGGAAATTAAGCGAATAGCACAAGAAATGAACTATGTACCCAATGCTATTGCTCAAAGCTTGCAAAATCAACGTACTAATACTATTGGGGTAGTAGTAACTTCAATAGCAGATCCCTTTTTTGCTGAGGTAGTAGAGGGAATCGAACAGGTAGCTAAACCAGCAGGCTTGAGCGTTGTCTTAAGTACTTCACATCGAGACATAGAGCAGGAAATAGCTGCAATTGATAATTTTCATCGCCGCAGGGTAGATGGAATTTTGATAGCTGATTCACGAATTAGTAAACAGCATACAAAGCAACTATCGCAAATTGCTGTACCAACAGTTCTAATTAATAGCCAGACCGAAGATGCATCTGAAATATTTTACTCAGTCGCAATAGACGATCGCTTAGGTGGGAGAATAGCTGTAGAGCATCTAGTAAGTTTAGGGCATACTTCTATCGGATACCTTGGTGTAGGCGATAAAAGTAGATCAAATCAGCAGCGTTTAGAAGGATATCAAACAGCTCTTACTGAAGCTGGTTTACCACTGATTGATGATTGGGTTGCAATTAGTGATGACTATGTAAGAATCAGCGATGTTACTACCGGACAAAAGCTGCTAGCTAAACTAGCAACTGCTGGGGTAACTGGCATCTTTTGTTATAACGATATGGTAGCTGTTGGCGCTTTGTTAGCCTGTCAAGAACAAGGTATTTCAGTACCGCGAGATTTAAGCATTGTTGGATTTGATGGTATAGCTTTAAGCCGTTACATTACACCGCCACTGACAACAGTTTCTCAGCCAATGTTAGAAATTGGCGGCTCTGCCATGCAAATGTTACTCGATTTATTAGAAGAAAAAACTGTAGAAAACCGGGTTTTATCTCCTTTTCTAGTCAAGCGTGGTAGTAGTGCGCTATCAAAGACTCAAGTATAAACTTAGTGCCTTTGTGCATTGGTAGTTTAAAGTTTTTTAACCACAAAGATAAAAAGCATTTTTATTTTCGCTATTTTTAACTGGACAAAAATATGTTGACTAAAAAAAGGAGTTTATCTTATCGCTGCTTTTCCCCAGAACCAGTTCAAAGACAACTAGCCCATGAATTTTTTGAAAGCATATCTGCACTACCGCTAATTTGTCCACACGGTCACGTAGACCCAGGATTATTAGCTAATCCAGCAGCCCGTTTTGGTTCTCCGACAGAATTATTTATTATCCCTGACCACTACATTTTGCGGATGCTCTATAGTCGGGGCATATCTCTGCAAACCTTGGGCATACCTACCAACAATGGTTCGCCTGTCGAAACTGACCACCGCAAAATCTGGCAGCTTTTCGCCGAGCATTTTTATCTATTTCGCGGTACTCCCTCCGGGTTGTGGCTGAAAGATGAACTAAGTAATGTCTTTGGGGTAGATGAGTCTTTAAATTCTGCGAATGCTGGATATATATATGATTACCTAGAAGAGCAATTGGCTTTACCTGAATTCTCACCTCGCGCTTTATTCAAACGCTTTAATATTGAAGTTCTTTGTACTACCGATGCGGCTAGTGATAACCTTGAGAACCATAAATCGCTTCATCAAGAAGGTTTTACTCAAATAAAACCTACTTTTCGACCAGATGCCGTAATTAATTTGGATACTCCTGGTTGGCGCGAAAATCTTGCCAAGTTAGAAAGTACTGTAGGTCAAGAAATCAGCAGTTACGCTACTTTTGTGCAAGTTTTGGCAGAACGTCGAGCTTTCTTTAAAAAAATGGGTGCGACAGCTACCGACCAGAGTGCAGCTACACCTTATACTATGCTTCTTTCTGACCAGGAAGCAGAAGCTATTTTTGCAAGGGCATTAGTTGCCAAGCTAAATCCAGGTGATGCAGAGCAATTTACTGGTCATCTGTTTATGGAAATGGCTCGGATGAGCGTGGAAGATGGTTTGGTTATGCAAATGCATTGTGGTATTATGCGTAACCACAATTCAACTTTGTTTGAGCAATTTGGATCTGATAAAGGTGCTGATATTCCCCTGCAAATCGAGTGGACTCAAAATCTGCGTCCGTTGCTATCAGCCTACGGTAATAATAAACACTTCCACTTAATTCTTTTTGGATTAGATGAAAGCACTTACAGCCGGGAACTGGCTCCACTAGCTGGTCATTATCCTGCTGTGCTGCTTGGGCCGCCCTGGTGGTTTAACGATAGCGTTAATGGTATGGAACGTTACTTCAATCAGGTAATGGAAACTGCCGGACTTTATAACACTGCTGGCTTTAATGATGATACCCGTGCTTTCATTTCCATTCCCGCCCGTCACGCTGTCTGGCGGCGTGTAGCTTGTAACTGGTTAGCTGGATTGGTTCTACGTGGGTTAGTTGAGGAAGAGGAGGGCTACGGCATGGCTCGCGCTTTAGCTTACGACTTGGCTAAGAGGGCTTATAAACTTAATTCGTAATTTAGAAAGTCAGACCAATTTGAAAAATCATCACAATAGATGAAGAATAAAACCGCAGAGGCTCAGAGAACACAGAGGAATAAGAGTAAATCCTATAAGCAAAGGAATCTTTGATGCCAGACTCAATTTTAAATAAACTTTTTAGCCTAGAAGGGCAGGTAGCAATAGTCACAGGCGGGTCTGGTGTGCTTGGTGGGGTAATGGCGCGAGGTTTAGGCCTTGCTGGAGCGCGAGTAGCTGTTCTTGGTCGCAATGAGGCCCGGGCGATCGCTGTAGTAACTGCTATTACTGCTAATGGTGGAGAAAGTATAGCTGTATTGGCAGATGTCAGCGATCGCACCCAATTAGAAATAGCCAGAAGTACTATTTTAAAGTGTTGGGGTCAGATAGATATTTTAGTGAATGCCGCTGGTGGAAATGTTGCATCTGCCACAATTACTACTGATGCAACTATTTTTGATCTGCCACACGAGGCATTTGAGCAAGTGGTGAATCTAAACCTGGTGGGTACTCTATTACCTTGCCAAGTTTTTGGTCAAGCGATGGTAGAAAGGGCCGGAATGGATACTCCGCCTCATGGTTGTATTGTGAATATTTCTTCTATGTCTGCTATCCGTGTCATTAGTCGAGTGGTTGGTTATTCGGCTGCGAAAGCCGGGATAGATAACTTTACTCGCTGGCTAGCTGTAGAACTTGCTCAAAAGTATGGAACTGGGTTACGAGTAAATGCGATCGCACCGGGTTTTTTTATTGGCGAGCAAAATCGAGATTTACTCCTAAATGGAGATGGAAATTTAAGCGATCGCGGCCAGAAAATTATTGAGCATACCCCCGCCGGACGTTTCGGAGAACCCGAAGAATTACTCAGCACTTTAATTTGGCTATGCAGTTCTGGTTCTAGTTTCGTCAACGGCGTAGTTGTGCCAGTAGACGGTGGGTTTAGTATCTACAGCGGAGTTTAATCATGTATTCACTAGCTGTAACTAACGGCACACTCTTAGATGAACAAGTTTCTGAACTAGTTCATGAAGCTTTGGCAGACTCTAAATTAGATGGACAGAGCATCCTAGTGTTAATTCCAGATGGAACCCGCACTGCTCCCATACCTCAAATGTTTCGATTGCTCCATCACGAGTTAGGCAAAAGAGTTGCCGCATTGGATTTTTTAATCGCTTTGGGTACACACAATCCCATGAGTGAGGAACAAATCAATCATTTGGTAGATGTAAAACCAGAGGAACGAGAGACAATTTTTAAAAATGTTCGGATTTTTAACCACCTTTGGAATGTACCAGATACCTTTATTTATTGTGGAGTGATTTCGGCAGATGAAATAGCAGATATCAGCAGTGGAATGCTGCGTCAAGCTGTTGAAGTGCGTGTTAATAAACTTGTAACGGAATATGACTTGATAATTGTTTGCGGCCCAGTTTTTCCCCACGAAGTTGTAGGTTTTTCTGGTGGAAATAAATATTTTTTTCCCGGCATTAGTGGTCAAGAAGTAATTAATTTATCACATTGGTTAGGCGCTTTGATCACCTGTTACGAAATTATTGGTACACTAGGAATAACATCAGTTCGGCGCTTAATAAACCGAGCCGCTAGCCTAATTACTACCCCGAAGCTTTGCCTAGCAATGGTAGTTGCACCGGGAACAAATCAGTTAGCTGGACTTTACATAGATCAACCAGATTCAGCTTGGGAATCTGCTGCAAAATTATCGGCAAAACTGCATATTAAATATGTAAATCAGCCTTTTAAACAAGTGCTTTCCATAATGCCCCAAATGTATGATGACATTTGGACGGCGGCTAAAGGGATGTATAAGCTAGAGCCAGTAGTAGCTGATGGAGGTGAGGTAATTATCTATGCTCCTCACATTACTGAGTTTAGCTATACACATGGCGAAATCTTAGCCCAAATTGGCTATCATGTGCGGGATTACTTCCTCAAACAGTGGGACAGATTTCAAACTTATCCAGCTGGAGTGCTAGCCCATAGTACTCACTTGAAAGGTATGGGTACTTTTGATTTTTTAAATGGGGAAAAAGCGCGAATTCGTGTCACTTTAGCTACTGGTATTTCCCGCGATCTCTGTGCGGCTCATAACTTGAATTATCGCGATCCAGCTACCATTCAACCAACAGAATGGGCGAACCGCGAAGATGAAGGTATCTTGCTTGTACCAAAAGCTGGCGAGATATTATACCGTCTCAAATAGTTATAAAGTTTACTTTCAGATTTCATCCCCTTGACAAATTAAATAAACTTTATTGTTAATGGTGCTTCAAATTTTAGCTAATAGTTGCACTTAACTTAATAAATTGCTAGCAGTCTAAAACTATTACAAAAACTACATACTTTCGTTACTGTTAGCTACTTTTTATAACTCTTACAAAAGCCTTAATTTTAGACTTTCTCTCTGCGCCTCTGTCTTGGAAAGTTCTGTTCGGAGGAAACCTCCGCTCAGACTTTCCGCTACGTCTCTGCGTGAGGTAAAAAAATATTTATACAAGAAGGTTAATAAAATGAAAAACTTAAATAGAACAATCCAATTAATTACGCTAACCTTGACATTCAATTTAATTGGGATTAACACGTTATTAGCTCAAGAAGCTGATGGAACTAATGAAACAAATGCAGAATTAGTTAAATCATCCCAACTAGTTGATTCTAAATCTGCAATTGATGCAAACACTCAAAGGCTTTTAACTAAACAGCTTTTAGCACAAACTGATAATTCTTCTAATTTCCCTGATGCGTCAGAGAACACAGTCAATAATCAGGGAATGAGCCAAGTTAATTCCGTTTCTAATTTATCAGATGTGCAACCTACTGATTGGGCATTCCAAGCATTGCAGTCTTTAGTAGAGCGTTATGGAGTTATAGCTGGTTATCCTGATAGTACCTTTCGAGGTAATCGGGCGCTGACTCGCTATGAATTTGCGGCTGGTTTGAATGCTGCTTTAGATCGGCTCAATGAATTGATTGCAGCGGGTACTGTTGATTTAGTCAGAAAAGAAGATTTGGCTACAGTGCAAAAATTGCGATCGCAGTTTGCCCAAGAACTTGCTATGTTACGTAGTCGTGTGGATACCCTAGAAGTTAATACAGCTAAACTAGAAGCCAACCAATTTTCTACCACTACCAAACTTAATGCTGAGATAGTAGTTGGTTTAGCAAGTGTCCTAGCTGGAGAAAACGCCAACAGTCAGGCATTTGACAGAATTCCTACCTTGGCTTACCGCGCACGGCTGAATTTAGATACTAGTTTCACTGGCAAAGACCTCTTAACAACCCGCTTACAAGCTAGCAACGTCACACCCCTTGGTAGTACAAACAGTGGCTCAACGCTGACTAATGAAGGTCGGCTAGAATATGACGGCGATAGCGGTAACAACTTGGGAATTGGACTACTGCGGTATCGCTTTCCTGTTGGCCCCAACACAAATTTTTACCTTGCTGGAACAGGTAATGGTTTTGTTGACTTGGATGCTTCGGCTCAATTAAACCCTTACTTTGATGGCGGAGCAGTATCGCTATTCGCTTTACGCAACCCAATCTATAACTACAGTGGTGGTTCAGGAGTGGGATTGAGACATTTATTTAGTGACAAACTCGAACTAAATTTGGGCTATTTGACTCCTG
This region of Nostoc sp. UHCC 0302 genomic DNA includes:
- a CDS encoding inositol oxygenase family protein; this translates as MSQTLNSSTVQDPENPLNSLEEWEEDLLHRYPNPDSIVKEGKTTEEYRNYETPTRDTVKEFYRLNHSNQTYQFVVDKKEDFLKLDKREMSVWDAFEFLNQLVDDSDPDTSLDQFQHLLQTSEAIRADGHPDWMVLTGLFHDMGKVLCLFGEPQWSTVGDTYPVGCAFSDKIVFSEFFRKNPDYNNPKYNGKYGVYEPNCGLSNVQMSWGHDEYIYYIMKNYLPEPALYILRYHSFYPQHRENAYEHLMDKCDREMFKWVNLFNPYDLYSKNPIPPDWQKLRPYYEDLVAKYLPATLKF
- a CDS encoding LacI family DNA-binding transcriptional regulator — translated: MSRRRTSIEDIARRAGVSHSTVSRALRDNPLISLQVREEIKRIAQEMNYVPNAIAQSLQNQRTNTIGVVVTSIADPFFAEVVEGIEQVAKPAGLSVVLSTSHRDIEQEIAAIDNFHRRRVDGILIADSRISKQHTKQLSQIAVPTVLINSQTEDASEIFYSVAIDDRLGGRIAVEHLVSLGHTSIGYLGVGDKSRSNQQRLEGYQTALTEAGLPLIDDWVAISDDYVRISDVTTGQKLLAKLATAGVTGIFCYNDMVAVGALLACQEQGISVPRDLSIVGFDGIALSRYITPPLTTVSQPMLEIGGSAMQMLLDLLEEKTVENRVLSPFLVKRGSSALSKTQV
- the uxaC gene encoding glucuronate isomerase, translated to MLTKKRSLSYRCFSPEPVQRQLAHEFFESISALPLICPHGHVDPGLLANPAARFGSPTELFIIPDHYILRMLYSRGISLQTLGIPTNNGSPVETDHRKIWQLFAEHFYLFRGTPSGLWLKDELSNVFGVDESLNSANAGYIYDYLEEQLALPEFSPRALFKRFNIEVLCTTDAASDNLENHKSLHQEGFTQIKPTFRPDAVINLDTPGWRENLAKLESTVGQEISSYATFVQVLAERRAFFKKMGATATDQSAATPYTMLLSDQEAEAIFARALVAKLNPGDAEQFTGHLFMEMARMSVEDGLVMQMHCGIMRNHNSTLFEQFGSDKGADIPLQIEWTQNLRPLLSAYGNNKHFHLILFGLDESTYSRELAPLAGHYPAVLLGPPWWFNDSVNGMERYFNQVMETAGLYNTAGFNDDTRAFISIPARHAVWRRVACNWLAGLVLRGLVEEEEGYGMARALAYDLAKRAYKLNS
- a CDS encoding SDR family oxidoreductase — protein: MPDSILNKLFSLEGQVAIVTGGSGVLGGVMARGLGLAGARVAVLGRNEARAIAVVTAITANGGESIAVLADVSDRTQLEIARSTILKCWGQIDILVNAAGGNVASATITTDATIFDLPHEAFEQVVNLNLVGTLLPCQVFGQAMVERAGMDTPPHGCIVNISSMSAIRVISRVVGYSAAKAGIDNFTRWLAVELAQKYGTGLRVNAIAPGFFIGEQNRDLLLNGDGNLSDRGQKIIEHTPAGRFGEPEELLSTLIWLCSSGSSFVNGVVVPVDGGFSIYSGV
- a CDS encoding lactate racemase domain-containing protein, with the translated sequence MYSLAVTNGTLLDEQVSELVHEALADSKLDGQSILVLIPDGTRTAPIPQMFRLLHHELGKRVAALDFLIALGTHNPMSEEQINHLVDVKPEERETIFKNVRIFNHLWNVPDTFIYCGVISADEIADISSGMLRQAVEVRVNKLVTEYDLIIVCGPVFPHEVVGFSGGNKYFFPGISGQEVINLSHWLGALITCYEIIGTLGITSVRRLINRAASLITTPKLCLAMVVAPGTNQLAGLYIDQPDSAWESAAKLSAKLHIKYVNQPFKQVLSIMPQMYDDIWTAAKGMYKLEPVVADGGEVIIYAPHITEFSYTHGEILAQIGYHVRDYFLKQWDRFQTYPAGVLAHSTHLKGMGTFDFLNGEKARIRVTLATGISRDLCAAHNLNYRDPATIQPTEWANREDEGILLVPKAGEILYRLK
- a CDS encoding iron uptake porin; this encodes MKNLNRTIQLITLTLTFNLIGINTLLAQEADGTNETNAELVKSSQLVDSKSAIDANTQRLLTKQLLAQTDNSSNFPDASENTVNNQGMSQVNSVSNLSDVQPTDWAFQALQSLVERYGVIAGYPDSTFRGNRALTRYEFAAGLNAALDRLNELIAAGTVDLVRKEDLATVQKLRSQFAQELAMLRSRVDTLEVNTAKLEANQFSTTTKLNAEIVVGLASVLAGENANSQAFDRIPTLAYRARLNLDTSFTGKDLLTTRLQASNVTPLGSTNSGSTLTNEGRLEYDGDSGNNLGIGLLRYRFPVGPNTNFYLAGTGNGFVDLDASAQLNPYFDGGAVSLFALRNPIYNYSGGSGVGLRHLFSDKLELNLGYLTPGSNAGKPSSKNGLFDGVYAAMAQVIISPTDNSKIGLTYINSYSPSYFTSGEGLDPALNPDFIPFGTSSGSNLSNTNFGRPVAINAYGLSGTFQLSPNFAIGGWVGYANQRYISRGDADVWNWAVTLAFPDLGKEGNLGGILVGMEPKVTNISSSVNGGRADQYTSLHLEAFYRYQLTDNIQITPGVIWLTAPNHDENNDDIVTGVVRSVFRF